A window of the Clostridia bacterium genome harbors these coding sequences:
- a CDS encoding bifunctional 5,10-methylene-tetrahydrofolate dehydrogenase/5,10-methylene-tetrahydrofolate cyclohydrolase, producing MAKIIDGKAIAAEIREEVKAEAMQWREQGIIPKLAVILVGDDPASVVYANSKQKAAEKVGIDFELFHLAGSTPEAEVISLIQKLNDDASVHGIMVELPLPDHISKEKVMEAVHPLKDVDGVHPVNRGYILSGQEGLFPATPQSCVEILLRSGVELKGKHAVIVGRGETVGKPLVFLLLKHHPTITICHSRTADLAYHTRQADILIAAVGKANMIKADMVKPGAVVIDAGINEVEGGITGDVDFEAVKEVAGAITPVPGGVGSLTTALLFRNVLLGLKLQQKK from the coding sequence GGAGAGAGCAGGGCATTATTCCTAAACTAGCCGTGATTCTGGTGGGCGATGATCCTGCCTCAGTAGTCTATGCCAATTCCAAGCAGAAAGCCGCGGAAAAAGTGGGGATCGACTTCGAACTGTTCCACCTGGCGGGCAGTACCCCGGAAGCCGAAGTGATTTCTTTAATTCAAAAACTGAATGATGATGCCTCCGTCCACGGAATTATGGTGGAGCTTCCTTTACCTGATCATATTTCCAAGGAAAAGGTCATGGAAGCGGTTCATCCGTTAAAGGATGTGGATGGTGTGCATCCGGTGAACCGGGGGTACATTTTAAGTGGTCAAGAAGGCTTGTTTCCCGCTACGCCCCAAAGCTGCGTAGAGATTTTGCTGCGGTCCGGTGTCGAGTTAAAGGGTAAACACGCTGTCATCGTCGGCCGTGGTGAGACAGTCGGCAAGCCTTTGGTTTTCCTATTATTAAAGCACCATCCGACCATCACCATCTGCCATTCCCGTACCGCAGATTTGGCCTACCACACCCGCCAAGCCGATATTCTCATCGCTGCCGTCGGCAAGGCCAACATGATTAAGGCCGACATGGTCAAGCCCGGCGCTGTCGTCATCGATGCCGGTATCAACGAAGTTGAGGGCGGCATCACCGGAGACGTGGATTTCGAAGCGGTCAAGGAGGTAGCCGGTGCCATTACCCCTGTGCCCGGCGGAGTGGGTTCTTTGACCACGGCCCTCTTGTTCAGGAACGTATTGCTGGGATTAAAGCTCCAGCAAAAGAAATGA